In Rosa chinensis cultivar Old Blush chromosome 1, RchiOBHm-V2, whole genome shotgun sequence, a genomic segment contains:
- the LOC112185003 gene encoding chloroplastic import inner membrane translocase subunit HP30-2, giving the protein MEQGNRGTMVSMLPQQNQNPIEQLQARFKHLDHAFRVWLSKQSVPVEAAIVTVTSGAQGAAIGGIMGTLTGDISSTLPTPPPQAGGLNPQTMASFKQAQALAGGPLIQARNFAVMTGVNAGISCVMKRLRGKEDVESSMVAAFGSGALFSLVSGFGGPNQAQNALTSGVFFALVQGGLFKLGQKFSKVPSADKDVYYSKTRSMLSNLGLDQYEKNFKKGLLTDYTLPLLNDSALKEVRIPPGPRLLILDHIQRDPEFQQKRKH; this is encoded by the exons ATGGAACAAGGAAATCGAGGCACCATGGTCTCCATGCTTCCCCAGCAGAACCAAAACCCTATAGAGCAGTTGCAGGCTCGCTTCAAGCACCTCGACCATGCCTTCCGCGTCTGGCTCTCCAAGCAGTCCGTCCCCGTCGAGGCCGCCATCGTCACCGTCACCAGCGGCGCTCAGGGCGCCGCTATCGGCGGCATCATGGGTACTCTCACCGGCGACATCTCCTCCACTCTCCCCACTCCTCCGCCTCAGGCCGGCGGCCTCAACCCCCAGACCATGGCCTCCTTCAAGCAAGCTCAG GCTCTTGCTGGGGGTCCATTGATACAAGCTCGGAACTTTGCTGTGATGACGGGTGTCAATGCTGGGATATCTTGTGTTATGAAGAGACTGAGAGGAAAGGAGGATGTTGAGTCGAG CATGGTGGCTGCTTTTGGTTCAGGAGCCCTGTTTTCATTGGTGAGTGGTTTTGGTGGCCCCAATCAAGCACAGAATGCACTTACTTCGGGAGTTTTCTTTGCACTAGTTCAAGGTGGACTTTTCAAG TTGGGACAAAAGTTTTCCAAAGTACCATCTGCAGATAAAGATGTTTACTATTCTAAAACAAGAAGCATGTTGAGTAACCTTGGCCTCGATCAGTATGAGAAGAATTTCAAGAAAGGGTTGCTAACAGACTACACTTTGCCTCTGCTGAATGATAG TGCTCTTAAGGAGGTGAGAATCCCTCCCGGACCAAGGCTTCTCATTCTTGATCACATTCAGAG GGACCCGGAGTTTCAACAGAAGCGGAAACATTAG